Proteins encoded within one genomic window of Geotalea daltonii FRC-32:
- a CDS encoding endonuclease MutS2, with amino-acid sequence MIKKDSLHLLEFEKILSFIAGFANSAPSRKFISEILPFHIRERLETQFGQIEEIRRLAQVRVPLRLSTFEDITPLLEAVRPEGAVLDHHDLAILTPFFQVLSSLAKQLAYRNDIPLIKDLAGNLTGFPHLLDRLETTLDFEGNILDSASPLLQDLRGKKRSLTARIRKRLEEIIREPKIALFLQDEFVTQRGGRWVIPVRMDSKGMVAGVVHDVSNTGETAFMEPLEIISLANELENLGAEIKGEEIRIIRAICQEIRIAADDINVEFQTLVRLDTLNSIARFADQLGANAPFINDGGEIELNGARHPLLMLMRDRGNGHEPVPLNIRLGTPPADDSIMVITGPNAGGKTIAIKTVGLLLAMGLSGIPIPAAPSSSIPLADNLLVDMGDDQSIESSLSTFSAHVANMAEILHKTGKLSIVLLDELGTGTEPGQGAAISCGVLKELQEKGALVIATTHLTDIVAFVHRTPGMTNASMEFDHANLTPLYRLQSGEPGQSHAIDIARRYGMPAKVIDFAERMIGTREADFHALLAELKEKRQRYSELIADLDAREQRAAERERLLSMRLAQAEEAKRQAMGKAFAEARDVVTTVKRETRAILDKARREKSGDSLKKLEKMGGELEKKLREYQEDVSPALQELSVGDTVFVRSLGFDATIARIDEKQQRLRLKVGHREVEVSAGDVALKRGVKMKEEPSRRKAIEEPETSHELRLLGLRVDEALSQLETFLNRASTAGLGEVKIIHGTGTGALMKGVREHLDGHPLVREYRVGDQHEGGNGVTFATMR; translated from the coding sequence ATGATAAAAAAGGATTCCCTGCACCTCCTTGAATTCGAAAAAATTCTTTCCTTCATTGCCGGTTTCGCCAATAGTGCCCCCTCCCGAAAATTCATCTCGGAAATCCTCCCTTTCCATATAAGGGAAAGGCTTGAAACACAGTTCGGCCAGATTGAAGAAATCAGAAGGCTGGCTCAGGTAAGGGTACCCCTGCGGCTATCGACCTTTGAGGATATAACACCGCTCCTGGAAGCAGTGCGCCCGGAAGGGGCAGTGCTCGACCACCACGACCTTGCCATCCTCACCCCCTTTTTTCAGGTGCTCTCTTCCCTGGCTAAACAGCTTGCCTATCGCAACGATATACCTCTCATCAAGGACCTGGCGGGAAATCTCACCGGTTTTCCACACCTCCTCGATCGACTGGAAACGACCCTGGATTTCGAGGGCAATATCCTTGACTCGGCTTCGCCACTGCTCCAGGATTTGCGTGGCAAAAAAAGGAGCCTGACGGCGCGGATCAGAAAACGGCTGGAGGAGATCATCCGCGAGCCGAAGATAGCTCTCTTCCTTCAGGACGAGTTCGTAACCCAGCGAGGGGGGAGATGGGTCATTCCAGTGCGCATGGATTCAAAAGGAATGGTGGCAGGGGTTGTCCACGATGTTTCAAATACCGGTGAAACAGCCTTCATGGAGCCACTGGAGATCATAAGCCTAGCCAATGAGCTGGAAAACCTGGGGGCAGAGATAAAGGGGGAGGAAATCCGCATCATCCGGGCCATCTGCCAGGAGATTCGTATTGCCGCCGATGACATAAACGTGGAATTCCAGACCCTCGTCCGACTTGATACCCTCAACAGCATAGCCCGGTTTGCCGATCAGCTCGGAGCAAATGCACCCTTTATCAACGATGGCGGTGAAATCGAACTGAATGGGGCGCGCCACCCGCTGTTGATGCTTATGCGCGACAGGGGCAACGGCCACGAACCGGTACCGCTCAATATCCGCCTCGGCACACCACCGGCAGACGACAGTATAATGGTCATCACCGGCCCCAACGCCGGGGGAAAAACCATCGCCATCAAGACTGTGGGACTTCTTCTGGCCATGGGGCTCTCCGGGATACCGATCCCGGCGGCTCCTTCTTCGTCCATTCCCCTGGCCGACAACCTGCTCGTGGACATGGGGGATGACCAATCCATTGAAAGCAGCCTGTCCACCTTCTCAGCCCATGTGGCAAATATGGCTGAAATCCTCCACAAAACTGGTAAACTAAGTATTGTGCTCCTGGATGAATTGGGAACCGGCACCGAGCCCGGACAGGGGGCCGCCATATCCTGCGGCGTTCTTAAAGAGCTGCAGGAAAAGGGAGCCCTTGTCATTGCCACGACTCACCTGACCGACATAGTGGCCTTTGTCCATCGGACCCCCGGCATGACCAACGCCTCCATGGAATTCGACCATGCTAACCTGACCCCCCTTTACCGGTTGCAGAGCGGCGAGCCGGGACAATCCCACGCCATCGACATCGCCAGGCGCTATGGTATGCCTGCAAAAGTCATCGACTTTGCCGAAAGGATGATCGGCACGAGAGAGGCCGATTTTCATGCCCTGCTGGCAGAGCTCAAGGAAAAACGACAGCGATACTCGGAATTGATAGCGGACCTGGATGCGCGGGAACAGAGGGCTGCCGAGCGGGAACGCCTTCTTTCCATGCGTCTGGCCCAGGCTGAAGAAGCAAAACGGCAGGCAATGGGCAAAGCCTTTGCCGAAGCCAGGGATGTGGTCACCACGGTCAAACGCGAGACAAGGGCCATCCTTGACAAGGCACGCCGGGAAAAGTCCGGGGATTCCCTGAAAAAACTGGAGAAAATGGGGGGGGAGCTGGAAAAGAAACTCCGGGAATACCAGGAAGATGTATCCCCTGCCTTGCAGGAACTCTCGGTGGGAGACACTGTTTTTGTCAGATCCCTTGGCTTTGACGCCACCATTGCCCGCATTGACGAAAAACAGCAGCGGTTAAGACTGAAGGTAGGGCATAGGGAGGTGGAAGTATCTGCCGGTGATGTGGCATTAAAGCGCGGGGTGAAGATGAAGGAAGAACCATCACGGCGAAAGGCCATCGAGGAGCCCGAGACCTCTCACGAGCTCAGGCTGTTGGGATTGAGGGTGGACGAAGCCCTTTCACAACTGGAGACATTCCTCAACAGGGCTTCGACCGCAGGACTGGGAGAAGTGAAGATAATCCACGGCACAGGCACCGGTGCATTGATGAAAGGGGTGCGTGAGCATCTGGACGGTCATCCGCTGGTAAGGGAATACCGCGTCGGCGATCAGCATGAGGGGGGCAACGGCGTAACCTTTGCTACAATGCGCTGA
- a CDS encoding porin: MKKSFVLMAAVTILGSMASMARAATVEELQQQVDELRNQVKAIKAPAPSAESGGDGYAKKVWDNTRFGGYGELDYIVTRENGNGKGSNAFDPHRFVLYVNSDLSDWITLNTELEWEHGGVGGDVKDGKKLSGEVLVEQAFLQFKLSRPLNLKAGIMLVPLGATNLYHEPTNFNSSERPQLDRYLIPSTWSEMGAGIYGSLGTKVDYELLVMNGLDGAGFSAKDGVRGGRQNLNADVNRNKAVAGRLEVRPFTNLYTNFSFYTANSAKVGTAYTTIAAFDGKYSIGDLDLAGEYVHVYQDDPRALGVTDIGHNMSGYWVEGAYHVLPKSLKKGKLSEADALIFARYSEFDTQQGSIGDPSKASGKYDRNYTNFGIVFKPTTTLSVKADYQVYDDHRKAGEKALDNDKFQVTLGFVF, encoded by the coding sequence ATGAAAAAATCATTTGTACTTATGGCTGCAGTAACCATACTGGGCAGCATGGCATCCATGGCCCGCGCGGCAACAGTTGAAGAACTGCAGCAGCAGGTTGATGAATTACGTAACCAGGTGAAGGCGATCAAGGCGCCGGCTCCTTCAGCGGAGAGTGGAGGGGACGGGTATGCGAAGAAAGTCTGGGATAATACCCGCTTTGGTGGATACGGCGAGCTGGATTACATCGTGACACGTGAAAACGGCAACGGCAAAGGGAGCAATGCCTTCGATCCGCATCGCTTCGTCCTGTATGTAAATTCCGACCTGAGCGACTGGATCACCTTGAATACCGAACTGGAATGGGAGCACGGCGGCGTCGGTGGTGACGTGAAGGACGGAAAAAAACTTTCGGGAGAGGTCTTGGTGGAGCAAGCTTTTCTCCAGTTCAAGCTGTCGCGTCCCCTCAATCTCAAAGCAGGTATCATGCTCGTTCCTCTAGGTGCGACTAATCTCTACCATGAGCCGACAAACTTCAATTCCAGCGAAAGGCCACAGCTGGACCGTTATCTGATTCCCTCAACCTGGTCTGAGATGGGAGCAGGGATCTATGGCTCTCTGGGGACCAAGGTAGATTACGAGTTGCTGGTGATGAACGGATTGGACGGCGCAGGCTTTTCGGCCAAGGACGGCGTCCGTGGCGGCAGGCAGAACCTGAATGCCGACGTAAACAGGAACAAGGCTGTTGCCGGCAGGTTGGAAGTACGTCCCTTCACCAACCTCTACACCAACTTCTCCTTTTACACCGCCAATTCAGCCAAGGTAGGCACTGCATACACCACCATCGCAGCCTTTGACGGCAAATACAGCATTGGCGATCTTGACTTGGCAGGAGAATATGTGCATGTCTACCAGGACGATCCTCGCGCATTGGGGGTAACGGATATCGGCCACAACATGTCCGGCTATTGGGTCGAGGGTGCCTACCATGTCCTGCCGAAGAGCCTGAAGAAGGGTAAGCTGTCGGAGGCCGATGCCCTGATCTTTGCCCGCTATTCTGAATTCGATACCCAGCAGGGTTCAATAGGTGATCCGAGCAAGGCCAGCGGCAAATACGACCGAAACTACACCAATTTCGGCATCGTCTTCAAACCGACGACAACCTTATCGGTGAAGGCCGATTACCAGGTTTACGACGACCATCGCAAAGCCGGAGAGAAAGCACTTGATAACGACAAGTTCCAGGTGACGCTTGGTTTCGTGTTCTGA
- a CDS encoding dihydrofolate reductase, which produces MIISLIAAMSENRVIGDKNTIPWDLPADRKRFRSLTLGHPVIMGRKTFESIGFPLDGRKNIIVTRQKDYQARGCLVAHDLPAAIKLAGDVEEIFICGGGDIYRQALPLANRIYLTVIHQVYEGDTYFPKITEEFVEVESNTADNLPSYTFLLLVK; this is translated from the coding sequence ATGATCATATCGCTAATAGCTGCCATGTCAGAAAACAGGGTTATCGGTGATAAAAATACCATCCCGTGGGACCTGCCGGCAGACAGGAAAAGATTCAGGTCACTCACCCTCGGACATCCGGTAATAATGGGAAGAAAGACCTTTGAAAGCATCGGTTTTCCCTTGGATGGGCGGAAAAACATCATCGTCACCAGGCAGAAAGACTATCAAGCCAGGGGATGTCTGGTTGCCCATGATCTGCCTGCCGCCATCAAGCTAGCCGGCGACGTAGAGGAAATCTTTATCTGCGGGGGGGGTGACATTTATCGTCAGGCGCTCCCCTTGGCCAACAGGATCTACCTGACCGTCATCCACCAGGTTTATGAAGGTGATACTTATTTCCCTAAAATAACCGAAGAATTTGTCGAAGTGGAAAGTAACACCGCAGATAATCTTCCCTCATATACTTTCCTTCTGCTGGTCAAGTGA
- the recO gene encoding DNA repair protein RecO: MHSIECDTVVLGVLDYADADKIVTLFTLENGKVKGLARNAKKSRKRFGGALEPFARLRLQLTLKEGLSTLNGADVINVFPHIRADLSKIANAAYACELVEQLVGEGEQNPRLFRLLTAYLEHLNLTDHAPSDRRFFEANLLKVLGYQPELARCASCDQDLANMPQLRFSPSFAGILCSSCGRTGRPVSPETLSLLIRSLTTGRFGLVHFSPDGLAEAGAILDAAIACHLTRPLKSLNFMEQVSC, translated from the coding sequence ATGCATAGTATAGAGTGTGACACCGTGGTGCTTGGCGTCCTGGATTACGCAGATGCGGATAAAATCGTGACCCTTTTTACACTGGAAAACGGCAAAGTAAAGGGGCTGGCCAGGAATGCGAAAAAAAGCCGCAAACGTTTTGGGGGTGCGTTGGAGCCCTTTGCCAGGCTACGCCTGCAGCTGACGCTGAAGGAAGGGCTCTCCACCCTGAATGGTGCGGATGTGATCAACGTCTTCCCCCATATCCGTGCCGACCTGTCGAAGATAGCCAACGCTGCCTATGCCTGCGAACTGGTGGAGCAGCTTGTTGGCGAAGGCGAACAAAACCCGCGCCTCTTTCGGCTGCTTACCGCCTACCTCGAACACCTGAACCTGACTGACCACGCCCCCTCCGACCGTCGCTTCTTCGAGGCAAATCTGCTGAAGGTGCTCGGCTACCAGCCGGAGCTCGCCCGTTGCGCATCTTGCGATCAGGACCTGGCCAACATGCCGCAGCTCCGCTTCTCACCATCCTTTGCCGGCATCCTCTGCAGCTCATGCGGCAGAACCGGCCGGCCCGTTTCGCCCGAAACCCTCTCCCTGCTGATCCGGTCCCTGACAACGGGCAGGTTCGGGCTGGTGCACTTTTCGCCGGATGGGCTGGCAGAGGCAGGCGCCATCCTTGATGCAGCAATCGCCTGTCATCTAACCCGCCCGCTCAAATCCCTGAACTTCATGGAGCAGGTTTCCTGTTGA
- a CDS encoding tetratricopeptide repeat protein, with protein MKSKEAEELHDKGLEALERDHDYLARTCFERAATLEKTPENLSCLALCLAKTRREYADAIGMAREALAADQTNPLLHLNLGKVYWLAGEKEKALQTLRNGIQYDSGNRISRELAHCGRRKSPLFPSLKRSHPLNKYLGLLLSRLGLR; from the coding sequence ATGAAGTCGAAAGAAGCAGAGGAACTGCACGACAAGGGACTTGAAGCACTCGAACGTGATCATGACTATCTTGCCCGCACCTGTTTCGAGCGGGCAGCGACTCTGGAAAAGACACCGGAAAACCTGTCCTGCCTGGCTCTCTGCCTGGCTAAAACGCGGCGCGAATACGCCGATGCCATAGGCATGGCCAGAGAAGCCCTTGCTGCCGACCAGACCAACCCGCTTCTGCACCTCAACCTGGGAAAGGTTTATTGGCTGGCAGGAGAGAAGGAAAAGGCACTGCAGACCCTGCGTAACGGCATCCAATACGACAGCGGCAACAGGATAAGCCGTGAACTGGCCCATTGCGGAAGAAGGAAATCTCCGCTGTTCCCCTCCCTCAAGCGAAGCCACCCTTTGAACAAATATCTGGGATTACTGCTCTCCCGCCTGGGGTTGCGATAA
- a CDS encoding enoyl ACP reductase FabMG family protein yields MTTYHALRQVPAAAQYKEGDVLVLCGELFGRGYANGIVDEARKAGMTIIGTTVGRRDGDGTLRSLNGEELAEAEANIGGKIINIPLEAGFDMEPCGPDGRSIADQLKGVKPDDWEKVSFDWNQIEQARQQGARRFKANLGLVADELARLLPSGANVIFAHTMAGGIPRARIFMPLLNRVFKGQGERFLPSETFWKSDLGKLCKISFDDVTGDTFRYLIDATAGLRDKINGRYTAYGYHGCEVLIDGNYTWQSYTPYLQGWAKIRLEEIAEEAWKSGIKATVFNCPEILTNSSALFLGVENSLYMLLAALEKEAPGPAADGIRTACLALLADGITIDDLLTTAHDYLTDPLTVAGRDLSSWPQHNSLPLQELMLNSSAKLIAMNRNPKEIVCAVLSQEVFRGVGRLMFDFSWMPDAPVVWLNHDVIAKRLATV; encoded by the coding sequence ATGACTACTTATCACGCACTACGCCAGGTACCGGCAGCGGCTCAATACAAGGAAGGGGACGTGCTGGTCCTCTGCGGCGAACTGTTCGGCCGGGGCTACGCCAACGGCATTGTCGACGAGGCACGGAAGGCCGGGATGACAATTATCGGCACAACCGTGGGCAGACGCGACGGTGACGGCACCCTGCGTTCGTTGAACGGTGAGGAACTTGCCGAGGCTGAAGCAAACATCGGCGGCAAGATCATAAATATCCCCCTGGAGGCGGGTTTCGATATGGAGCCATGCGGCCCTGATGGCCGATCAATTGCTGACCAGCTCAAGGGGGTGAAGCCTGACGATTGGGAGAAGGTGAGTTTTGATTGGAACCAAATCGAGCAGGCACGCCAGCAGGGTGCCCGTCGTTTCAAAGCCAACCTGGGGCTTGTTGCCGACGAGCTTGCCCGGCTACTTCCCTCAGGAGCCAATGTAATATTTGCCCACACCATGGCAGGAGGCATACCAAGAGCCCGTATTTTCATGCCCCTTCTCAACCGCGTTTTCAAGGGGCAGGGAGAGCGCTTCCTCCCATCGGAGACCTTCTGGAAATCCGATCTGGGCAAGCTGTGCAAGATAAGCTTCGATGATGTCACCGGCGACACCTTCCGCTACCTGATCGATGCCACCGCCGGTCTCAGGGACAAGATCAATGGGCGCTACACGGCTTACGGCTACCATGGCTGCGAGGTTCTTATCGATGGCAACTACACCTGGCAGTCATACACCCCCTACCTGCAAGGCTGGGCAAAGATAAGACTGGAAGAGATTGCCGAAGAAGCATGGAAGTCTGGGATCAAGGCCACCGTCTTCAACTGCCCCGAAATCCTGACCAATTCCAGCGCCCTTTTCCTCGGCGTTGAAAACTCGCTCTACATGCTGCTGGCGGCATTGGAGAAAGAAGCGCCCGGCCCCGCAGCCGATGGCATCAGGACCGCATGCCTCGCCCTCCTTGCCGATGGCATAACCATCGACGACCTGCTCACCACCGCCCATGACTACCTGACCGATCCGTTAACCGTTGCCGGCCGCGATCTCAGCAGCTGGCCCCAGCACAATAGCCTCCCCCTGCAAGAGTTGATGCTGAACAGCTCCGCCAAATTGATCGCCATGAACAGAAACCCCAAAGAAATCGTCTGCGCGGTCCTCTCCCAGGAGGTTTTCCGGGGAGTAGGAAGGCTGATGTTCGACTTTTCCTGGATGCCCGATGCACCCGTTGTCTGGTTGAACCACGATGTAATCGCCAAACGGCTGGCGACTGTTTAG
- the dnaB gene encoding replicative DNA helicase: protein MQTTDMRKLPPQSLEAEMSILGGILVDNDAINRALEIITPDDLYRESHRKIMRAMIELNNRNEPCDLITLTSILKKRGELEETGGGAYLATLVDYVPMAANIAYYCKIVKEKGVTRKLISAATEIVSQGYEDKVDVEELLDTAQKVIFEISENKLRPAFYPVGAILKDTIKNLEALYEKKEHVTGVPTGFVDLDGMTAGFQRGDLIIIAGRPSMGKTAFALNIAQHAAIHGDPRCPAAVFSLEMSKEQLVTRLLCSESRVDASRVRTGHFQETDWPKLIKAAGALHDAKIFIDDTPAISVLEMRSKCRRMKAEHDIGLIVVDYLQLMRGSSNPESRQQEISEISRSLKALAKELDVPVVALSQLNRGLESRTDKRPMMSDLRESGAIEQDADIIMFVYRESVYCEKCKNKEQTCEESHVGKAEIIIGKQRNGPIGIVDLAFLGEHTRFENLSKREDF, encoded by the coding sequence ATGCAAACAACAGATATGAGAAAACTGCCGCCACAGAGTCTCGAAGCCGAGATGTCCATCCTTGGCGGCATTCTTGTGGATAACGATGCTATCAACCGGGCTCTGGAGATCATCACCCCCGACGATCTGTACCGCGAATCCCATCGGAAGATCATGCGCGCCATGATCGAACTCAACAACCGCAACGAGCCGTGCGACCTCATCACCCTCACCTCGATCCTGAAAAAAAGAGGGGAACTGGAGGAAACCGGAGGGGGCGCATATCTGGCCACCCTGGTCGATTACGTCCCCATGGCGGCCAACATTGCCTATTACTGCAAGATCGTCAAAGAAAAAGGGGTCACCCGCAAGCTTATCAGCGCCGCCACCGAGATCGTCAGCCAGGGTTACGAGGATAAGGTGGACGTGGAAGAACTGCTGGACACCGCCCAGAAGGTGATCTTCGAAATCTCCGAGAACAAGCTGCGCCCCGCCTTCTATCCGGTCGGCGCCATCCTCAAGGACACCATAAAGAACCTGGAGGCGCTCTATGAGAAAAAGGAGCACGTAACCGGCGTTCCCACCGGGTTCGTAGACCTTGACGGCATGACCGCCGGTTTTCAACGGGGAGACCTGATAATCATTGCCGGGCGACCTTCCATGGGCAAGACTGCCTTTGCCCTGAACATTGCCCAGCACGCAGCCATCCATGGCGATCCCAGATGCCCGGCAGCCGTTTTCTCGCTGGAGATGAGCAAGGAGCAGCTGGTTACCCGTCTCCTCTGCTCCGAATCCAGAGTTGACGCCAGCAGGGTGCGCACCGGCCATTTCCAGGAAACGGACTGGCCGAAGCTGATCAAGGCGGCAGGCGCTCTCCATGATGCAAAGATCTTCATCGACGACACTCCCGCCATCTCGGTGCTGGAAATGCGTTCCAAATGCCGGCGCATGAAGGCTGAGCATGATATCGGCCTGATCGTCGTCGACTACCTGCAGCTCATGCGCGGCAGCTCCAACCCGGAATCCCGCCAGCAGGAGATCTCGGAAATATCCAGATCGCTTAAGGCGCTGGCCAAGGAACTGGATGTGCCGGTGGTCGCCCTTTCCCAGCTGAATCGCGGTCTGGAAAGCCGCACCGACAAAAGGCCCATGATGAGCGACCTCCGCGAATCGGGCGCTATCGAACAGGATGCCGACATTATCATGTTCGTCTACCGGGAGTCGGTCTACTGCGAGAAATGCAAGAACAAGGAGCAAACCTGTGAAGAAAGCCATGTGGGCAAGGCGGAGATCATCATCGGCAAACAGAGGAACGGCCCCATCGGTATTGTCGATCTCGCCTTCCTCGGCGAACACACCAGGTTCGAGAATTTGAGCAAACGGGAAGATTTCTGA